Part of the Brassica oleracea var. oleracea cultivar TO1000 chromosome C8, BOL, whole genome shotgun sequence genome is shown below.
GACTGCTTAGCAATTATGACTGCTTAATGTTATATCACAGTTGATGTTACATTACGGTTGGATTTGGTAATAAATAGCTTTGGTTTTGGTAGATAGAAATCAATTGTGTGTTGTGTTGATTGTGTTAGATAAATGTCCAGTCGGACAGCTTGGTTGTGATCAATGCTTCGTTCTTCAGTTCATAAAAAAGCTTCCCCTCTCCTCTGTCTTCTCACTTCCTCTCCTCTGTCTTCAGTTTATAAAAAAGTTTTCTCTCTCCTTTGTCTTCAGTTTCTTTTTGCATTCTCTTCTGCCTCTCTTCCGAAATGGATTCTTATCCATTTTCTGCTCACTCAAACTTTGTTGAACTACTCAGTCAACAAACAGTTCCCTTTGGTAACAATGAAGATAGTGGTGATCTATCTTCATCACAACCACTTCCTGGTAGTATAGGAACTGATCCTCCAAACTGTGATGGAGACAGTGGTCCTCAGCGCCAAGAACGTCGAAAGTGGACACCAACGGATGATGTAGTCTTGATTAGCTCGTGGTTAAACACGAGCAAGGATCCTGTGGTCGGCAACGAGCAAAAATCCAACGGTTTTTGGAAAAGGATTGCTGCTTACTTTGCAGCAAGTCCTCTGCTTGCTGGCTGCAAAGAACGAGACCATAATCAATGCAAGCATCGATGGCATAGGATCAATGACCTCGTCTCCAAGTTCTGTGGAGCGTATGAAGCAGCTACTAGGGAAAAAACAAGTGGCCAGAACGAAAATGATGTCCTCAAGCTAGCTCATCAGATATTTTACAACAACTACAAGACGAGGATTAATCTTGAAAACGCTTGGAAGGAGCTGCGGCACGACCAGAAGTGGTGCGAGTTGGCTACTGCAAAAAACGATGGGATCTTGAAGAAGAGGAAGTGTGAGGACGGGGGAGATTCAGAGAGTTCTCAAGCAACAGAGAACAAGCGTACCCCTGGTGTGAAGGCCGCAAAGAAAGCTTGTCAGAAGACGGTGGTTTCGGATGGTGATCTTAAAAAGTTTCAGAGTATGTGGACAATGAGACAGGCAGATTTGGACAGGAAAGAAAGGTTGTCTCAGCTGAGCCTGCTTAACAGTCTCATTGGGAAAAAAGAACCCCTTCCCGAGTATGAAGAAACCCTCAAGAAGAAGCCGATAAATGATTTGTGGTAGTAAATGACTTGATGTCTATGTAGTTCTGTTTCGAGTTCTTATTCTTGTTCTGAAGTTCTGTTTCTAGTACTTTTTGTTGTTGTTAAGTTATGTTTCATGTTCTGTTTGTTGTTTGTGTTTGTAGTTCAGTTTCTTGTTCCAAGTTAATGTTCTTGTTTAATGTTCTTGTTTCTGAAATGATGTTATGATATACTTGTTCTTCTTCTTGTGATGATATAAATGTTGTTATTCTTGTCCTGTAAAAATGTTCTTGTCCTGATAGAAATGTTTTTCTTGTTCTTATTAATGCAGGTGAGAGTTGTTGAGAGAGGTCACGAGATGTAGAGATAGCTGGTGGGTTGTCTTCTACTTGTCACGAGATGTAGAGATAGCTGGTGGGTTGTCTTGTACTTGTCACTAGAGTAGAGATAGGTGCTTGTCTTATACTTGTTTTGTAGCTGTCACAACTGTAAAAGGAAATGAAAGGTTTTGTATTCTAGCATCACGGGTTTGTGGTTGAGGAGAGTAGAGATAGGTGGTGTCGGATTTGTATTTTTTTTCATCGCGGGTTTGATTGTGTACATGAATGTGTAAAGAAATCACACACCATATTCTTTCTCTATATTATTGGCAAACGAGCATTCTCATTCTCACCATTCTCTTTCTCACCATTCTCTTTCTCTATATTCATGTTCTTCTCTCCTTTATCTTTCTAAAATAAATTGATCACAAACACATTCACACACCATTCTCTCTCTTAAATCAAACCTCTCATAATCACACTCATGGCTTCTTCTTCAAATAACAATTTCGATGATTCATTTGATGAAGCGTTCGATCAATATTTAGATCAAACTTTCGATCAAACATTTGAGAATTTGTGCAATTTTTATGGTGATCAAGAAGAAAAAATGAAGGCAAGAAAACCAAGAGTTTATATCGAACGAAATCGCGAAGAAGGCCATCTCTGGTTATGGAATGATTATTTCAGTGACACTCCTACATATCCAGAAAACCTATTCCGACGACGATTTAGAATGAACAAGTCATTGTTCATGCATATTGTTCATCGCCTCTCCAATGAAGTTCGTTTTTTTCGTCAAAAGGAAGACGTTACCGGAAGGCTTGGTCTCTCCCCACTTCAAAAGTGTACAGCAGCTATTCGTGTGTTGGGATATGGTTCTGCGCTAGATGCGGTCGACGAATACCTCAGGCTCGGTGCAACCACTACTCGGTTATGTGTGGAAAATTTCGTGGAAGCAATAATATATTTGTTCGGCGATGAGTACCTAAGAATACCAACACCGAATGATCTTCAACGTCTACTTCATATTGGAGAGCTTCGTGGATTTCCCTGAATGATAGGAAGCATCGATTGTATGCATTGGGAGTGGAAGAATTGTCCTACCGCCTGGAAAGGACAATATTCTCGTGGTTCGGGAAAACCGACAATCGTTTTAGAGGCGGTTGCTTCATATGATCTCTGGATATGGCATGCGTTTTTGGGACCTCCAGGTACTTTAAATGATATAAATGTTCTTGATCGCTCACCTGTTTTTGATGACATAATAAATAGTCGAGCTCCGCAAGTGAATTTCTCCGTCAACGGAAGAGAGTATGATATGGCTTACTATCTCACCGATGGTATTTATCCGAAATGGGCAACTTTTATCCAATCTATTCCAATTCCACAAGAGCCGAAAGCAGTGTTATTTGCTCAGTGTCAAGAAGCTGCCCGAAAAGATGTCGAGCGTGCTTTCGGAGTCTTGCAAGCTCGATTTGCCATTGTTAAAAATCCAGCACTTTGTTGGGATAAAGTCAAGATTGAAAAGATTATGAGAGCATGTATCATACTCCATAATATGATAGTGGAAAACGAACGAGATGAAGGCACTCAATATGATGTTTCAAATTTCCAACAAGGAGAAGGCAGCGAAAGCTCACATGTCGATTTCACATATTCTACAGAAATCCCTACAAATCTCGCCAATCAGATGGGTGTTTGAACAAGAATTCGTGATAGACAAACGCATCAACAACTGAAAGGTGATTTGGTTGAACACATATGACGTAAATTTGGACGTGATCAAGACAACAACTGAGTTTCGATGCATCTTTGAAATTATTAACGTTTATTTTAGTAATCTTTGTTGTTATTTTTTAATTTTCAAATCTATGTTTAAAATGTTATGTTTAACTTTGTTTAAAAAAAAAAAAATATCTTAAAAAAATTCATGTTTAATATTTTTTTTTAACAACCTCTAATTAAACAACTACCAATAAACCACTTAAATTAAAGGTCCCTTAACAATACCCTTTAACTACACTTTAATATTTAAAAAATCACTAAGCAACCCTAAGTGGGTTTCACCTATAAACATGCTCTTAGTACATCGGAATAAAAAACTTTCTCTCTCTTCTCTATGTTCTCACTCTCTGGATATTTCACAGAGAGATGAAGGGATGAAAGATTTTTTGGTTTGTAAAATATTTCGATCATCTTGATCGAATCTTTAGTTCCGATTATCGGATTTTGTTCTTCGCTTTGGCGATTTACGTTTTCCTTTAGAATAATCTTTGTTTCGCTTGGCGAGTTTTTTGGTGTGGGTTTTCAATTTCAATCAACGGGTTATGGATTCTCATGTCTTATTGAGATTGAAAAATAAATTTCGGATCTAATCCGGTTTCTTATTCCTCTTTCGTGTTTATTAAATCAAAATCCTGTTTGTTTGTGATGGAATTTCTCTCTCGAAGGTTATGCTTTGATTTCTTTCCCGCAGAAATCAGTCTTCATCGGCTTCAAGCTCGCCGGAAATCGGAAATGGGTGAAGCTTTCTTTATGGAAAGGATGAGAAGAATGATGGATTAATCTCGATCGCTTCAAAGGTGATTCAGCAGAGGTTGGTGTCACTGAACGGTCCAACATAGGATCTACTTTTGGTCTGATCGAGCACTTCCCGGATTAACATCTGGAGATGGAGGATATTCCAATCTACATGCGACGGCGAAAGGCGGAGGAGGTCTTGGTGAAGGGTACACATCAGAAGGAGGTTAGACTGAAGGATAAGAGATGAAGTCCGACAACCGTGAGCGGTGGCGGAGAGGCGTCTCCGGTGTGCTCCGCATGATACACGCGTGTCCTAAATACGTGTCTCTTCAATAAACTTAATGAAAAACACGTGTCTTGTTAGGGTATCTGAGTCGGCTTTCATATGGGCTGTAAAATTTTAATTATCTGTATCTCCGTTTGGACTTAGACTGTTGTAATAGCCCTTAGCCCTTTATCTCTTGCAAGCCTGTTGGACTCATGTTTCCTTTAATAGAAATTCAGTTGACAAAAAAAAAAACTAACCTTATGATAAAAGGCCAATATAATCAACTCTCAGCCCGGCCACATGGTCTTAAAAAATAACGAATAGACATGCTCCATGATGTGGCTCATACGTCAAAAATGAAAAATTTGTGGCCTTCTTCATGTGGGTTCATTTTTAGATAAATTATAGTGACAAATTACTTTCTTAAAGAAAACTGAAGTTTCTGTTTACACCATCTCCGATGATTTATTCTATTTTAGAATAGTTTTCACTCTAAAAAAAAATAGTTTTCACTCTAAAATCAACTCTAAAATAGAGTAGAATTTCTCTCCAATGATTTACTCTATATTTGGCTTTAAAAAAGAATATTATTAAATATATTCTTTATTTTATTTTATGACTAATACATTTTACTTACAAAATTTAGAAATTGATCTCATATATTTTGTTTTTAATAAAGTTTTAATAAATTATATATTTATATCAAACATTTATTATATTAAAATTTACATTACTTATATTAAAAACATAATACATTTTAACTTAAACATCACCATTAGTGTATATTTTCCACAAATGATCAATTAACAAATTTCGAATGCGTAATGAGATTCTTTATCTTTAATTTTTATAAATCGAACAAGAAACTATCCAATCGTAATATTATCATTTGGATAATATTTTAACAATTTTGGTGGATCTAGAAGAAATTTACCAGAACATAAAGTCATTATTATCTATAATTTTAATTTTATGTTATGCTGCTTATTTTTAATTATAGTACTTGTTTTCTTTGGCTAATAAAATAGGTTCCAAACGTGTGTATATATTGTGTTGAACATAATGTGTTGTTTGCATAAGTAAATTACACTAACAATTTCAAAATAAAAAGATTAAAGATTAAAGAATAAAAGTATAAATAAAAAAAGTTTCACTTTATAATCTAGTAAAAAAATAGAGTTACTCTAAATATAGAGTAAGAAATAGAGTTACACTATTTTAGAGTAAAATATAGAGTATGGTTGGAGAAGATTTTACTCTGTAATAGAGTTTAGTGTAGAAAATAGAGTGAGATTAGATATGCCCTTAGGGGGGTTATTGGTAAGTGAATTCTCATGAACTTTGAAAATTTTGAGATCCCATTGTTATTTGTTCTTGGATTTCAAAAGTCTTAGAATCCATTGTTATTGGTTTAAGAATATTCAAAATCTATTCAAACCTCTTGTTATTCAAATTTTTTAGTTATTATTGATTCTTTAATTCTAACTAAACCTACTATTATTGAAAGATGAATTATATTTATTTTTACTCTTAAGACTCAACTTTCAAAATATCATATGTATGCATGTGATTTTCAAAATCCATGTGATAAAAAAACTAGAAAATAAAATAATTATTCTTACCAAATATCTATTGCACTTTAAATCCAACTTATATGTCTAAAACTATAATTCATTACATTAATATACTTTTACATTTTTAAATATATAATTATTATCATTTTTAAATATAAATATTAATAATTACATCTATAAATATTAACAGTTTTTAATATAAAAAGTTCGAATTTGAAAACATATAATCCGAAATTATAAAAGAATTTTTTTTTACTTATATATCTATAGAGAAAAGAATAAAATAGTCTTTTGCCCTTTTAATAACATTTTTGGTCATTTTTCTCTTTCAATGTTTTTTTGTGACAAGAACTTAAAAATTGACATTTCAGAAAATTGTCCAATTTTGTATATATCACTATTATTTTCATTTTAATTTAAAAGAAAAATAAATAATCATGCTATATGATTTAGAAAATAAATCAATTATATATTTAGTTTACAAAAAGAATGATAGAAAAGAGGTAATACAGAATCATGAAAATTTATACTAGTTTAAAAAAATTATGATCAAATTTTATAAGTCGATGTATTTAAATTTTCACAATCTACATAACTTTTGAAAATCTATCAATTCTTCAAATTCACAAACTCTACGCAAATTCATCTTCCAATAATCTTGTAAAGTTTAATTAATTTGAGTTGTCAAAAGAAATTAGGAATTATACACATTTTGTATTTAAAAAAAATGATCTTTTGGGCCCGAACTAAAGAAAAAAAAAGACTTCGCTTGGGGGCAAAGAAGAAAGTTTTTTTGTCTTTGGGTTTAAGAGAGCTTCAAGCTTTGAGTGGCGTTAGTTAGTTGTTAGTATTCGCTCTACGCCGCCTTCCTTCAGTCGCTTGCAGGTATAGTTTTTTCACTTGTCGTCTCAGATCAACAATCAGTTTCGCGTTCTTCTTCCTCTTGTTTGATTTTATATCTCTTTTTCCTAAGGGTTTTGATCTCATAGCACAATTTATTGATAAACCTATAGTTTCGTATGGTACAGAACCACCTTTGCTTAATTGAAATCATGATCTCGAATGTCTAGAACCACTTGTGAAAATAGCTTAATTTGCTTTCTCACATCTTACCCTTTTTTTTTTTTGTTGTGTGAGCCAAATTAGTAGTTAAAAATTGTAGAATGATTGTACAAGTAATGACCGGTTCATCGAATTGGGAAGAATATATCCCTGTTGGGAAACTCGCTAGGTGTAACACGTGCGGTCGGATAGGACCTAGCGCCGAATCAATTAATCGGGGATTATACTAGATTAATCGGAGATTTGTGTTTGGTTATATATGACATATTTGAAAATTGATAAAAGAAGGATGGCTTGGTCTAGTGGTTAAAGTGATTCTCACCTAATTAAGGAACCTGGCTTCGAAGCTCAGATTGTTTTTTAAAACTTTATTTTGTTATTTTCTTAATGTGGGGGTAGAATCGTCATTTACGTTTCCTCTTCTTCCTTAGGTTTTTTTTTGTTTTTTTGGTTTCTCATTTTGATGGCCTTTAGAGCAATTTTCTTCGTTTTTCTTGATGTTTTTTTTTGCCCCAAACTTGATAGATCTTAAGTAGATTATTCGATTTACGGATTGAAATAAGTAAAATATTTAGTTTTTTTTTATTTTTTAAATCCGATTATTTGAGCGTGGACCTGCAGATCGCCAAGGTTGCTCAACGAAACAGATTAGTTTACCATCTCTGGTGAATTTAGTTTGGAAATGGAAACTAGTCAAAGAGATGAGCTAGCTAGCTTCTTAACTGTTCTTCCCCCTGTGGATTTCTGTTGTGTTTACGGTTCAACGCTGCACCCAAACAACCAAGATAAGGTATTTTTATTTCATATCCTGTGTGATTAGAGAGCAATTTCCACTTTCTGATTGATTGACATGCAGTCTAAAATGGTGGACTACATCCTTGGCGTTTCTGATCCCATGCAATGGCACTCTCAGGTGAGTGAGTCTCTCTACTCAAGAAACACTTTCAGTAGATAGATTATAGGCTGGCGGATTTTTAACTATTGTTTGTGAATCAAGAATCTGAAAATGAATTCAGATCACTATGCTTCATGGATGGTTCACCTTGGTGGAGCTAGGCTGGTATGCTTTCTCACACATACTCTTCCGTTGCTTTTTAAGTAAACAATGAATGAACACACACTCTTTTCACAGATTACGCAAGTTGCAGATAAAGTAGGTGTTGGAGTTCACTTCAACCCATTTGTCAGTTGGAACGACAGGGTAAAGAACCTCCTGTAGCATTCTAGTTTTGTTGTCTATTTCATTTGAAGCCATTTTTTTACTTGCAGAAGCTCAAGTATGGGGTTGTTCGGATGAATGACCTAGTACAGGACATTCTGGACTGGAACAGATTCTACTTGAGTGGCCGTTTACAAAAACCCGTATGTCATTTGCTTGGTCTTCTCACCGTGCAAGGATTGTAATAGGGAAGTATTGCCTCTTGGTTGCAGGTTCATTTGCTTGTTGATAATCTGGACATACAAGACGTCAACTCTGTTAATAAGAGAGCCGCAGTATCTGCAGCCCTTCTTCTCTTGCCTTCAAAATTCACCGAGGTTTAAGAGTTTTTTTTCAGTGCTCAAATCAAGTTTTATGAGGCTCTACACTAACACAACTCTTATGCAGGAAGATCTATACGCCAAAATATGCAGCCTTTCTTACATGGGAGACTTGCGAATGCTTTTTGCAGAGGACACTAATAAAGTGAGAGAAAACCTTGTCCTGTTCACATTTGTCATAACATGTGTTAATATAACTTGTGGATAATTGTTCTCATAACTTGTTCCGGATGAACAGATTTCTGATCCATTAGTTCAATCAATCTCCTGTCTTTTAGGTGAACAAGATTGTAAAGGGGCAGTTTGATCTTTTCCAGTCAATGTATAAGCCTTTTCTTGAAGAGTGCGAGACCAAAAACTTACTGAGATTCTCATCTGCTGAAACTAATTTAGTTCAGGTACACACAGTTCAGAGCTATATACATATATGGTTGGCTCAGTCTTGAGATTCTGTCAGTCATTGTTCTGATACCAACTTGTGGACAGGACTCTAGCCTTTCATCATCACGCTCACTGGTCTCTTCTCTTCCTGCATCAGTAAGAAGCCAAATGAGGAAGTTACTTGGGGAAAAGAAAACCTTGAGTGAGACCGGTATCAACTCTGCTCTCTCTAGTTATACAAAACGAAATGGAGGGATAGTAATTGATGGTTGAAATGGTACAGGTAGAGTTTCAAGGGAAGTTTGTATAGGTTCAAGAGAAGAAGCTGCGAAATGTATGGAGAAGGTAATGAAGCGAAGGGTAATGGTTTCAAGCGCAAGACAGGCTGTGTCTGGCTTCTTGGCTGCTGGTGCTATTAATGCAACTGTGTATCTTTCACAGAAAATGCGCAAAGCTTGGAATTCTCGGTCATGAAAGAGTTTTAGATCAACTTTTAGTTGAAGAAAGTAGATCTTGCCACTGTTAGTTGATCATTCTTTCTTCTTTCTTTCTTTCTTTCTTTTTCTAAGTACCAACTCTTCTTTTTGTGTTGATGGTTATGTCTTCTGATGTCATAGATGAGAGAAATATAGAAGCAAACACATCTATCTTTTTATCATTTTTATGTTCTTACTTGCTACTCGCACAAAAGAAATGAAGCCCGTCTATAGCTACAACTATACAATTAGTTAGTTCAATCAATCTCTTCGTTATTTTGTTTTTTTTTTTTGTGGTTCAATAAGAGTTGCAACATGTTTCGCTAGGCGTAACGCGTGCGGTCGGATAGGACCTAGTGCCGAATCAATTAATCGGGGATTATACTAGATTAATCGGCGATTTGTGTTTGGTTATATGTGACATATTTGAAAATTGATAAAAGAAGGATGGCTTGGTCTGGTGGTTAAAGTGTTTCTCACCTAATTCAGGAACCTGGCTTCGAAGCTCAGATTTTTTTTAAAAACTTTATTTTGTTATTTTCTTAATGTGGGGGTAGAATCGTCATTTACGTTTCCTCTTCTTCCTTAGGTTTT
Proteins encoded:
- the LOC106309193 gene encoding glutathione S-transferase T3-like — encoded protein: MDSYPFSAHSNFVELLSQQTVPFGNNEDSGDLSSSQPLPGSIGTDPPNCDGDSGPQRQERRKWTPTDDVVLISSWLNTSKDPVVGNEQKSNGFWKRIAAYFAASPLLAGCKERDHNQCKHRWHRINDLVSKFCGAYEAATREKTSGQNENDVLKLAHQIFYNNYKTRINLENAWKELRHDQKWCELATAKNDGILKKRKCEDGGDSESSQATENKRTPGVKAAKKACQKTVVSDGDLKKFQSMWTMRQADLDRKERLSQLSLLNSLIGKKEPLPEYEETLKKKPINDLW
- the LOC106309979 gene encoding phosphatidate cytidylyltransferase, mitochondrial-like isoform X6, with translation MALSDHYASWMVHLGGARLITQVADKVGVGVHFNPFVSWNDRKLKYGVVRMNDLVQDILDWNRFYLSGRLQKPVHLLVDNLDIQDVNSVNKRAAVSAALLLLPSKFTEEDLYAKICSLSYMGDLRMLFAEDTNKVNKIVKGQFDLFQSMYKPFLEECETKNLLRFSSAETNLVQDSSLSSSRSLVSSLPASVRSQMRKLLGEKKTLSETGRVSREVCIGSREEAAKCMEKVMKRRVMVSSARQAVSGFLAAGAINATVYLSQKMRKAWNSRS
- the LOC106309979 gene encoding phosphatidate cytidylyltransferase, mitochondrial-like isoform X5 — its product is METSQRDELASFLTVLPPVDFCCVYGSTLHPNNQDKVNHYASWMVHLGGARLITQVADKVGVGVHFNPFVSWNDRLKYGVVRMNDLVQDILDWNRFYLSGRLQKPVHLLVDNLDIQDVNSVNKRAAVSAALLLLPSKFTEEDLYAKICSLSYMGDLRMLFAEDTNKVNKIVKGQFDLFQSMYKPFLEECETKNLLRFSSAETNLVQDSSLSSSRSLVSSLPASVRSQMRKLLGEKKTLSETGRVSREVCIGSREEAAKCMEKVMKRRVMVSSARQAVSGFLAAGAINATVYLSQKMRKAWNSRS
- the LOC106309979 gene encoding phosphatidate cytidylyltransferase, mitochondrial-like isoform X1; translated protein: METSQRDELASFLTVLPPVDFCCVYGSTLHPNNQDKSKMVDYILGVSDPMQWHSQNLKMNSDHYASWMVHLGGARLITQVADKVGVGVHFNPFVSWNDRKLKYGVVRMNDLVQDILDWNRFYLSGRLQKPVHLLVDNLDIQDVNSVNKRAAVSAALLLLPSKFTEEDLYAKICSLSYMGDLRMLFAEDTNKVNKIVKGQFDLFQSMYKPFLEECETKNLLRFSSAETNLVQDSSLSSSRSLVSSLPASVRSQMRKLLGEKKTLSETGRVSREVCIGSREEAAKCMEKVMKRRVMVSSARQAVSGFLAAGAINATVYLSQKMRKAWNSRS
- the LOC106309979 gene encoding phosphatidate cytidylyltransferase, mitochondrial-like isoform X2 — encoded protein: METSQRDELASFLTVLPPVDFCCVYGSTLHPNNQDKSKMVDYILGVSDPMQWHSQNLKMNSDHYASWMVHLGGARLITQVADKVGVGVHFNPFVSWNDRLKYGVVRMNDLVQDILDWNRFYLSGRLQKPVHLLVDNLDIQDVNSVNKRAAVSAALLLLPSKFTEEDLYAKICSLSYMGDLRMLFAEDTNKVNKIVKGQFDLFQSMYKPFLEECETKNLLRFSSAETNLVQDSSLSSSRSLVSSLPASVRSQMRKLLGEKKTLSETGRVSREVCIGSREEAAKCMEKVMKRRVMVSSARQAVSGFLAAGAINATVYLSQKMRKAWNSRS
- the LOC106309979 gene encoding phosphatidate cytidylyltransferase, mitochondrial-like isoform X3, producing METSQRDELASFLTVLPPVDFCCVYGSTLHPNNQDKSKMVDYILGVSDPMQWHSQVNHYASWMVHLGGARLITQVADKVGVGVHFNPFVSWNDRKLKYGVVRMNDLVQDILDWNRFYLSGRLQKPVHLLVDNLDIQDVNSVNKRAAVSAALLLLPSKFTEEDLYAKICSLSYMGDLRMLFAEDTNKVNKIVKGQFDLFQSMYKPFLEECETKNLLRFSSAETNLVQDSSLSSSRSLVSSLPASVRSQMRKLLGEKKTLSETGRVSREVCIGSREEAAKCMEKVMKRRVMVSSARQAVSGFLAAGAINATVYLSQKMRKAWNSRS
- the LOC106309979 gene encoding phosphatidate cytidylyltransferase, mitochondrial-like isoform X4, whose product is METSQRDELASFLTVLPPVDFCCVYGSTLHPNNQDKVNHYASWMVHLGGARLITQVADKVGVGVHFNPFVSWNDRKLKYGVVRMNDLVQDILDWNRFYLSGRLQKPVHLLVDNLDIQDVNSVNKRAAVSAALLLLPSKFTEEDLYAKICSLSYMGDLRMLFAEDTNKVNKIVKGQFDLFQSMYKPFLEECETKNLLRFSSAETNLVQDSSLSSSRSLVSSLPASVRSQMRKLLGEKKTLSETGRVSREVCIGSREEAAKCMEKVMKRRVMVSSARQAVSGFLAAGAINATVYLSQKMRKAWNSRS